The following are encoded together in the Variovorax sp. PBS-H4 genome:
- the bla gene encoding class A beta-lactamase, producing MIQRRQFAGALLLPVAAASFNIRAEGRPGLARQLAEIEKKIGGRLGVHVLDTANGRHAGHREDERFALCSTFKFLAAALVLARVDQGKERLDRRVVYSRDDLVTYSPATEKHAGTDGMTMAQLCEAAVTLSDNTAGNLMLASFGGPAGLTAFMRSLGDAHTRLDRIETALNEAREGDPRDTTTPAAMVASMQKILLGDALSTASRAQLLQWLDDNKTGGQRIRAGVPADWKVGDKTGTGENGAANDIAILRPPGRSPILLSVYLTETRASIADRNAAHAAVAAAVAAWAAAA from the coding sequence ATGATTCAACGACGTCAATTCGCAGGCGCCCTTCTGCTTCCAGTGGCCGCCGCTTCATTCAACATTCGCGCAGAGGGCCGTCCGGGCCTTGCGCGGCAGCTCGCGGAGATCGAAAAGAAAATCGGCGGGCGGCTCGGCGTCCACGTGCTCGACACCGCGAATGGCCGACATGCGGGACATCGGGAGGACGAGCGCTTCGCGCTGTGCAGCACCTTCAAATTTCTCGCCGCTGCGCTGGTGCTGGCGCGTGTGGATCAGGGCAAGGAGCGCCTGGACCGCCGAGTCGTTTATTCGCGCGACGACCTCGTGACCTATTCGCCCGCGACCGAGAAGCACGCCGGCACGGACGGCATGACGATGGCCCAGCTGTGCGAGGCCGCCGTCACGCTGAGCGACAACACGGCCGGCAACCTGATGCTCGCGAGCTTCGGCGGACCCGCCGGCCTCACGGCTTTCATGCGCTCGCTCGGCGATGCGCACACCCGGCTGGACCGCATCGAGACCGCACTCAATGAAGCGCGCGAGGGCGATCCGCGCGACACCACCACGCCAGCTGCCATGGTGGCCAGCATGCAAAAGATTCTCTTGGGGGACGCACTCTCGACTGCCTCGCGCGCCCAGCTGCTGCAATGGCTGGACGACAACAAGACCGGCGGTCAGCGAATCCGCGCCGGCGTGCCCGCAGACTGGAAAGTGGGTGACAAGACCGGCACCGGCGAGAACGGCGCGGCCAACGACATCGCGATCCTGCGGCCGCCCGGACGCTCGCCCATCCTGCTGTCGGTCTACCTGACGGAGACAAGGGCATCGATTGCCGATCGCAACGCGGCCCATGCCGCCGTCGCTGCCGCAGTCGCTGCCTGGGCTGCTGCCGCCTGA
- a CDS encoding acyltransferase family protein, whose protein sequence is MGSRQSDLRQAVARADGPPSRAEAAAGHRDLHADYLKAAAIAGVVCIHAGLPFEDVYRFGVPVFIGLWAYYLEKALARREPGTHLAYLGQRLVELGVAYVAWTLLYIEKFYDGRWDTTPLHTIVGGWFGGYGWSGQYYFVILFQLTLLFPLLRRWVAEAPTLPVIAAGVALNVAAGYWLFENRWISAVGDRLFIYWVPYVAMGVALARGEFARKPGLGVVAVLLLLAAPIESRLFAEHSAYLTLTVTLASLLLLMSAVAADRAPPRRPGVLGRLVAFIGRNTFAVYVANVAMLEVSKSIGFTDFAVSHAGPWGLLAVVAATMLAGLGVGWLLQMLGLGVLVGKR, encoded by the coding sequence ATGGGAAGCCGGCAATCCGATCTTCGTCAAGCGGTTGCTCGCGCCGATGGACCGCCTTCGCGGGCCGAGGCGGCCGCCGGCCACCGCGACCTGCACGCGGACTACCTGAAGGCAGCCGCGATCGCCGGCGTGGTCTGCATCCATGCGGGCCTGCCCTTCGAGGACGTGTACCGCTTCGGCGTACCTGTGTTCATCGGGCTTTGGGCCTACTACCTCGAGAAGGCCCTGGCACGCCGTGAGCCGGGCACGCACCTGGCCTACCTGGGCCAGCGCCTGGTCGAACTGGGCGTGGCCTACGTCGCATGGACTTTGCTCTACATCGAGAAGTTCTACGACGGGCGCTGGGACACCACGCCGCTGCACACGATCGTCGGCGGATGGTTCGGCGGTTACGGGTGGTCCGGGCAGTACTACTTCGTGATCCTGTTTCAGCTCACACTGCTTTTTCCGCTTCTGCGGCGGTGGGTCGCGGAAGCGCCGACCTTGCCGGTGATCGCGGCGGGTGTCGCGCTGAATGTGGCTGCGGGCTACTGGCTGTTCGAGAACCGATGGATATCCGCCGTCGGCGACCGGCTATTCATCTACTGGGTACCGTACGTGGCGATGGGCGTCGCGCTCGCACGCGGCGAGTTCGCGCGCAAGCCGGGGCTGGGCGTCGTCGCGGTCCTGCTCCTGCTCGCGGCGCCGATAGAGAGCCGGCTGTTCGCCGAACACTCGGCGTATCTGACGCTGACCGTCACGCTCGCCTCCCTGTTGCTGCTGATGAGTGCCGTTGCAGCCGATCGCGCGCCGCCACGGCGGCCCGGGGTGCTGGGCCGGCTCGTCGCATTCATAGGCAGGAACACCTTCGCTGTCTACGTGGCCAATGTCGCCATGCTGGAAGTCAGCAAAAGCATCGGGTTCACGGACTTCGCCGTGTCCCATGCGGGCCCCTGGGGCCTGCTCGCCGTGGTCGCAGCGACCATGCTCGCCGGCCTCGGTGTCGGCTGGCTCCTGCAGATGCTCGGACTCGGCGTGCTGGTCGGCAAGCGGTGA
- a CDS encoding LysR family transcriptional regulator, which translates to MARTHLPLNALRAFESSARHLSFTLAAAELNVTQAAVSQQVRGLEARLGVALFRRLPRGLALSDEGHALLPVLAESFGRMEAVVQQFDNGHFFEVLTVGVVGTFAVGWLLPRLRLFQQSCPFADLRLMTHNNVVDLAGEGLDCAIRFGDGNWPGLKAEHLMAAPLSVLCAPAIAARVTKPRDLAQQTLLRSYRAEDWPAWFAAAGAACPAIRGPVFDSSRLMVEAAMQGAGVALAPASMFERELDDGRLVRPLSTEVMTGSYWLVRLKSRKSSAAMEAFRRWLVDYIEASSMAR; encoded by the coding sequence ATGGCTCGGACTCATCTCCCCCTCAACGCACTGCGCGCCTTCGAATCCTCTGCGCGCCATCTGAGCTTCACGCTGGCGGCAGCCGAGCTGAACGTGACGCAGGCCGCCGTCAGCCAGCAAGTGCGAGGCCTCGAGGCGCGGCTGGGCGTGGCGCTGTTTCGCCGCCTTCCGCGCGGGCTGGCGCTCAGCGACGAGGGGCATGCGCTGCTGCCGGTGCTGGCCGAGTCCTTCGGGCGCATGGAGGCAGTGGTACAGCAGTTCGACAATGGTCACTTCTTCGAGGTGCTGACGGTGGGAGTGGTGGGCACCTTCGCTGTCGGATGGCTGCTTCCGCGCTTGCGGCTGTTCCAGCAAAGCTGCCCATTCGCCGACTTGCGGCTGATGACACACAACAACGTGGTCGACCTGGCGGGCGAGGGGCTGGACTGTGCGATTCGCTTCGGCGACGGGAACTGGCCAGGTCTGAAGGCCGAACACCTCATGGCGGCGCCACTGTCAGTGCTGTGCGCGCCGGCCATCGCGGCACGCGTGACCAAGCCTCGGGACCTGGCACAGCAGACGCTGCTGCGTTCCTACCGCGCCGAGGACTGGCCCGCCTGGTTCGCCGCGGCCGGCGCAGCCTGCCCGGCGATCCGGGGGCCGGTGTTCGATTCCTCGCGACTGATGGTGGAAGCGGCGATGCAGGGCGCGGGAGTGGCGCTCGCGCCGGCCTCCATGTTCGAACGCGAGCTGGACGACGGCCGGCTCGTGCGGCCGCTGTCGACCGAGGTGATGACCGGCAGCTACTGGCTGGTGCGCCTCAAGTCGAGGAAATCGAGCGCCGCGATGGAAGCCTTCCGCCGCTGGCTGGTGGACTACATCGAGGCTTCGAGCATGGCGCGGTAG